The following coding sequences lie in one Benincasa hispida cultivar B227 chromosome 6, ASM972705v1, whole genome shotgun sequence genomic window:
- the LOC120079033 gene encoding disease resistance protein RML1B-like, whose protein sequence is MGKQISQSSTHSKFEVSCKDLVGMDEQLEEVHALLDLKESNEVHFVWICGMAGIGKTTIAEVVYNQIVHKFQSSCFLHISEKNNLLSLQHQLLSQLLLKNDIEVRDEDYGAQMIQNEMKSRMALVVLDAIDEKRQVEVLVGSPYWFGQGSRVIITTRNREILHQLNYKDKMREYNVKLLSQENANLLFCKYAFGNNDGQDKNELCTEIVKKVGRHPLALIFIGSALHNKDVATWKEMLRVLCNVEEDFFSIISKLEKSEELHNE, encoded by the coding sequence ATGGGAAAGCAGATATCTCAGTCAAGTACTCATTCAAAGTTTGAAGTTTCATGCAAAGATTTGGTTGGAATGGATGAGCAATTGGAGGAAGTACATGCACTTCTTGATTTAAAAGAATCAAATGAAGTACACTTTGTATGGATTTGTGGAATGGCTGGTATTGGTAAGACAACCATTGCTGAAGTCGTTTACAATCAAATTGTTCACAAATTCCAGAGTAGTTGCTTTCTTCATATTTctgagaaaaataatttattatcattACAACATCAACTACTTTCTCAACTTCTATTGAAAAATGACATTGAAGTTCGGGACGAGGATTACGGAGCACAGATGATTCAGAATGAAATGAAAAGTAGAATGGCTCTTGTTGTTCTTGATGCCATTGATGAGAAAAGACAAGTAGAAGTTTTGGTTGGAAGTCCATATTGGTTTGGTCAGGGAAGCAGAGTCATTATTACAACAAGAAACAGAGAAATTCTTCATCAACTGAATTACAAAGATAAAATGCGAGAATACAATGTGAAGTTACTTTCTCAAGAAAATGCCAACTTGCTCttctgcaaatatgcatttggaAATAATGACGGTCAAGATAAGAATGAGCTCTGTACTGAAATTGTGAAGAAAGTTGGAAGACATCCATTGGCTTTGATTTTTATCGGATCCGCTTTGCATAATAAAGATGTAGCCACATGGAAAGAAATGTTAAGGGTTCTGTGTAATGTTGAAGAAGATTTCTTCAGTATAATATCAAAATTAGAGAAATCAGAAGAATTGCACAATGAATAA
- the LOC120079915 gene encoding TMV resistance protein N-like — protein sequence MKKNVHLKLLNKTMEPSSTSSFPKTYDVFISSRGGSSGGDDSKFASELAKELSNIGLRTYEGFKLGGDSQIMQEEAIKNSRHFIVVLTKDYVTSIRCLRELSRIMESRGEDYEEVITVFYKDHPSCLVKELEDFGKRLEDHKKEVKQKLLMELPRCTLLWKDSANLPKTIFVEEKRYHQQVNEIINKVKESSTIVGISPQLHQVDDLLDLDSNDVRFIGIVGMGGIVSVQKKLLLRLGGKLDKVIKNEDHGAKLIKKCLRNKKFLIVLDGVDERRQIKKLARSPDWFNPGSRIIVTTRNRNLCYNVEFLDHDAFGEDHEPPDENFRDLAEEMTSYNGLDDDSQQIFLDLACFFNNGMSVDRVIEILESFGYKSSHKKLHLLAERNLIQISYDMVQMHTLVRCMGRGNVRRKRETQTRIWLRKDLRRVYHEESGLKHVHGIVVVDMEDEELELEAKPFAYMTELKLLEMNNVKVDGNIELQLSNKLRFLNWNGYPFKHLPSNFEPQSLLELHLRNSNLMRLWEGKKEFIWLKEIDVSGSENLDETPDFSNVPNLQRLILRNCGRLCVVHPSITTLNHLVLVDMANCLNLKIFPSKLITCKRLQTLILSNSGLECFPEIEKPTKSLTELHLDGTLIQDLPLSFGLLTHLTLLNLRDCTQLCSLPRSIRKLISLQTLNLNGCKKLHQIPFTLGAIQSLTMLDIGGTSVDQAPYAITSLMNLETLNCERLSSRNIWHSFSALCGNDVLPLKDLNLSDCNLEDEDIPDDIKCLSLLEILDLSKNSFVKLKESLTQLVNLKALYLNDCINIQPQLLPKLPTTLQYVGGQNSQDNISQNVEVVMEANQHLNHQVLQRWSPKLKKFMRLKKKRIGDAHLLFSSLL from the exons ATGAAAAAGAATGTTCATCTCAAGCTTCTCAACAAAACCATGGAGCCATCTTCTACCTCATCCTTTCCAAAGACATATGATGTCTTCATAAGTTCCCGAGGTGGCAGTAGCGGTGGCGACGACAGTAAATTCGCTTCTGAATTGGCGAAAGAGTTGTCGAATATTGGGCTAAGGACTTATGAGGGGTTCAAACTTGGAGGTGATAGTCAGATTATGCAGGAAGAGGCAATAAaaaattcaaggcatttcatTGTTGTTCTAACAAAAGATTATGTTACTTCGATTAGGTGTTTGAGAGAGTTGAGCAGAATAATGGAAAGCAGGGGAGAAGATTATGAAGAAGTAATCACAGTGTTTTACAAAGATCATCCATCTTGTTTGGTAAAGGAATTGGAAGATTTTGGGAAGAGATTGGAAGATCACAAA AAAGAAGTCAAGCAGAAGCTTTTAATGGAGCTTCCAAGATGTACTCTGCTTTGGAAAGATTCAGCGAATTTGCCAAAAACAATATTTGTAGAAGAAAAAAG ATATCATCAACAAGTCAATGAAATCATCAACAAAGTCAAAGAATCTTCCACCATAGTTGGAATCTCACCTCAATTGCATCAAGTGGATGACCTCCTTGATTTAGACTCAAATGACGTACGTTTTATTGGAATAGTTGGAATGGGTGGTATTG TCTCAGTGCAAAAGAAACTACTTTTGAGACTCGGTGGGAAACTTGACAAAGTAATTAAAAATGAGGATCATGGAGCAAAGTTGATTAAGAAGTGTTTGAGGAACAAAAAGTTTTTGATTGTTCTTGATGGGGTTGATGAAAGAAGACAAATAAAAAAGTTAGCTAGAAGTCCTGATTGGTTTAATCCAGGGAGTCGAATCATCGTTACGACTCGAAATAGAAATCTTTGT TACAACGTTGAATTTCTCGATCACGACGCATTTGGAGAAGATCATGAGCCACCGGATGAGAATTTTAGGGATCTTGCTGAGGAGATG ACAAGTTATAATGGATTAGATGATGATAGCCAACAAATTTTTCTAGATTTGGCTTGTTTCTTCAATAATGGGATGAGTGTGGATAGAGTGATTGAAATACTTGAGAGTTTTGGATATAAATCATCCCACAAGAAATTACACTTGTTGGCTGAAAGAAATCTAATTCAGATTTCATATGACATGGTACAAATGCATACCTTGGTTCGTTGTATGGGTCGAGGAAATGTTCGACGTAAGAGGGAAACTCAAACTAGGATTTGGCTCAGAAAAGATCTTCGTCGTGTATATCACGAAGAAAGT gGATTAAAACACGTTCATGGAATAGTAGTTGTGGACATGGAGGATGAAGAATTAGAATTGGAGGCCAAGCCATTTGCATATATGACGGAATTGAAGTTATTAGAAATGAACAATGTGAAGGTTGATGGAAATATTGAACTTCAACTGTCAAATAAATTGCGATTTCTCAATTGGAATGGCTATCCTTTCAAGCATTTGCCCTCAAATTTTGAACCACAATCTCTACTTGAATTGCATTTGCGCAATAGTAATCTTATGCGACTTTGGGAGGGAAAGAAG GAATTTATTTGGTTGAAAGAGATTGATGTGAGTGGATCAGAGAATTTGGATGAGACTCCTGATTTTTCAAATGTTCCAAATCTCCAAAGATTGATATTAAGGAATTGTGGAAGATTGTGTGTGGTTCATCCTTCCATCACTACTCTCAATCATCTTGTTTTAGTTGATATGGCAAACTGTCTCAATCTCAAAATCTTTCCATCTAAACTAATCACTTGCAAAAGACTCCAAACTTTGATTCTTTCCAATTCAGGCCTTGAGTGTTTTCCAGAGATTGAAAAACCTACCAAATCTTTAACTGAACTTCACCTTGATGGTACTCTTATACAAGACCTTCCTTTGTCATTTGGACTTCTAACCCACTTGACATTATTGAACCTAAGGGATTGTACTCAGCTTTGCAGTCTTCCAAGATCGATTCGTAAATTGATATCGCTTCAAACTCTCAATTTGAATGGTTGCAAAAAACTTCACCAAATTCCTTTCACTTTGGGGGCAATACAATCTCTTACCATGCTTGACATTGGGGGAACATCTGTAGACCAAGCACCATATGCTATCACTTCTTTAATGAATCTTGAAACTTTAAATTGCGAAAGGCTATCATCAAGAAATATTTGGCACTCTTTTAGTGCTTTGTGTGGAAATGATGTTCTGCCTCTCAAAGATCTGAATCTAAGTGATTGCAATCTTGAGGATGAAGATATTCCTGATGATATCAAATGTTTGTCCTTATTGGAAATTCTTGATCTCAGCAAGAATTCTTTTGTAAAGCTCAAAGAAAGTCTGACTCAGCTTGTTAACCTCAAGGCATTGTACTTGAATGATTGCATTAACATTCAACCACAACTGTTACCAAAGCTTCCTACCACTTTACAATATGTGGGAGGACAAAACTCCCAGGACAATATCTCACAGAatgttgaa GTTGTTATGGAAGCAAATCAGCATCTCAACCATCAAGTCCTCCAAAGGTGGTCaccaaaattgaaaaagtttatgagattgaagaagaagagaatagGTGATGCACATTTACTTTTTTCATCACTTCTATGA